A window of the Scandinavium goeteborgense genome harbors these coding sequences:
- the yciH gene encoding stress response translation initiation inhibitor YciH, with protein sequence MNDSNSRLVYSTDSGRIDEPKAVAERPKGDGIVRIQRQTSGRKGKGVCLITGIDADDAELVKIAAELKKKCGCGGALKDGVIEIQGDKRDLIKSLLEAKGMKVKLAGG encoded by the coding sequence ATGAACGATTCCAACAGCCGTCTGGTGTATTCCACCGACAGTGGCAGAATTGACGAACCGAAAGCCGTTGCCGAGCGCCCGAAAGGCGACGGTATCGTGCGTATTCAGCGTCAGACCAGCGGGCGCAAAGGCAAAGGCGTTTGTCTGATAACCGGCATTGATGCGGATGATGCTGAGCTGGTGAAAATTGCCGCCGAACTGAAAAAGAAATGTGGCTGCGGCGGAGCGTTGAAAGACGGCGTGATTGAGATTCAGGGCGATAAGCGTGACCTAATTAAATCCCTGCTTGAAGCCAAAGGCATGAAGGTGAAACTGGCAGGCGGTTAA
- the pyrF gene encoding orotidine-5'-phosphate decarboxylase — protein MTSESRIVTSSPVVVALDYDNRDKALAFVDRIDPRDCRLKVGKEMFTLFGPQLVRDLQQRGFDIFLDLKFHDIPNTTAHAVAAAADLGVWMVNVHASGGARMMTAAREALLPFGKDAPLLIAVTVLTSMEASDLQDLGISLSPADHAAKLAALTQRCGLDGVVCSAQEAVRFKQELGQAFKLITPGIRPAGSDAGDQRRIMTPEQAQTAGVDYMVIGRPVTQSADPAQTLRQINASLTKEV, from the coding sequence ATGACGTCTGAATCCCGTATTGTTACTTCCTCTCCCGTAGTCGTTGCCCTTGATTATGATAATCGCGACAAAGCGCTGGCTTTCGTCGATCGTATCGACCCGCGCGACTGCCGTCTGAAAGTAGGCAAAGAGATGTTCACGTTGTTTGGGCCACAGCTGGTGCGCGACCTGCAACAGCGCGGGTTTGATATCTTCCTCGACCTGAAATTCCACGATATTCCCAACACCACGGCGCATGCGGTAGCCGCTGCCGCTGATTTAGGTGTCTGGATGGTGAACGTTCACGCCTCCGGTGGCGCACGGATGATGACCGCCGCACGCGAAGCGCTGCTGCCGTTTGGCAAAGATGCGCCGCTGCTGATTGCCGTCACCGTTCTGACCAGCATGGAAGCCAGCGATTTACAGGATTTGGGCATTTCGCTTTCTCCGGCGGACCACGCGGCGAAGCTGGCGGCGCTCACCCAGCGCTGCGGCCTGGACGGCGTGGTATGTTCAGCGCAAGAAGCTGTGCGCTTCAAGCAGGAATTGGGCCAGGCGTTTAAACTAATTACACCGGGCATTCGTCCCGCGGGCAGCGATGCGGGCGATCAGCGTCGAATCATGACCCCAGAGCAGGCGCAGACGGCGGGCGTTGACTACATGGTGATTGGGCGCCCGGTGACGCAGTCTGCCGACCCGGCGCAAACGCTGCGTCAGATTAACGCGTCGCTCACGAAGGAGGTCTGA
- the lapB gene encoding lipopolysaccharide assembly protein LapB encodes MLELLFLLLPVAAAYGWYMGRRSAQQSKQDDASRLSRDYVAGVNFLLSNQQDKAVDLFLDMLKEDTGTVEAHLTLGNLFRSRGEVDRAIRIHQTLMESASLTYDQRLLAVQQLGRDYMAAGLYDRAEDMFSQLVDETEFRISALQQLLQIYQATSDWQKAIDVAERLVKLGKEKHRPEIAHFWCELALQQMGNSDMDKAMSLLKKGAAADRNSARVSIMMGRVFMANGDYGKAVESLQRVIDQDRELVSETLEMLQTCYQQLGKDEEWEHFLRRAVEENTGAAAELMLAQIMEQREGADTAQTYVTRQLQRHPTMRVFHKLMDYHLNEAEEGRAKDSLMVLRDMVGEQVRSKPRYRCQKCGFTAYTLYWHCPSCRAWSSVKPIRGLDGQ; translated from the coding sequence ATGCTGGAGTTGTTGTTTCTGCTTTTGCCCGTCGCCGCCGCGTATGGCTGGTACATGGGCCGCAGGAGTGCACAACAGTCCAAACAGGACGATGCTAGCCGCCTCTCCCGTGATTACGTCGCGGGCGTAAACTTCCTGCTCAGCAATCAGCAGGACAAAGCGGTGGACCTGTTCCTCGACATGCTTAAAGAGGATACCGGCACCGTCGAGGCGCACCTGACGCTCGGCAACCTGTTCCGTTCGCGTGGTGAAGTCGACCGCGCTATCCGCATTCACCAAACCTTGATGGAAAGCGCCTCGCTGACCTACGACCAGCGCTTGCTGGCGGTGCAACAGCTGGGCCGTGACTACATGGCTGCGGGCCTCTATGACCGCGCAGAAGACATGTTCAGCCAGCTGGTGGATGAAACTGAATTCCGCATCAGCGCGCTTCAGCAGCTGCTGCAAATTTATCAGGCGACCAGCGACTGGCAAAAAGCCATCGACGTTGCGGAGCGTCTGGTCAAACTCGGTAAAGAAAAACACCGGCCTGAAATAGCCCACTTCTGGTGCGAACTGGCCCTGCAGCAAATGGGCAACAGCGACATGGATAAAGCCATGTCGTTGCTTAAAAAGGGTGCCGCCGCCGATCGCAACAGCGCTCGCGTGTCTATCATGATGGGCCGGGTGTTCATGGCCAACGGTGATTATGGCAAAGCGGTGGAATCACTGCAGCGGGTTATCGATCAGGACCGCGAACTGGTCAGCGAAACCCTGGAAATGCTGCAAACCTGCTATCAGCAGCTCGGCAAAGACGAAGAGTGGGAACACTTCCTGCGTCGCGCGGTGGAAGAGAACACCGGTGCCGCCGCCGAGCTGATGTTGGCGCAAATCATGGAACAGCGCGAAGGCGCTGATACCGCACAAACCTACGTCACCCGCCAGCTTCAGCGCCATCCGACCATGCGAGTGTTCCATAAGTTAATGGATTATCACCTCAATGAAGCGGAAGAAGGGCGCGCGAAAGACAGCCTGATGGTGCTGCGTGACATGGTTGGCGAACAGGTGCGCAGTAAACCGCGCTATCGTTGCCAGAAATGTGGCTTCACGGCCTACACCCTCTACTGGCACTGTCCTTCCTGCCGGGCCTGGTCCTCGGTCAAACCTATTCGCGGCCTCGACGGCCAGTAA
- a CDS encoding LapA family protein yields the protein MKYLLIFLLVLAIFVVSVTLGAQNDQQVTFNYLLAQGEFRISTLLAVLFAAGFAIGWLICGMFWLRTRVSLLRAERKIKRLEQQIAPVTPASSAPVVPAVKE from the coding sequence GTGAAATATTTACTCATTTTCTTATTGGTGTTGGCGATTTTCGTTGTCTCCGTCACCCTTGGCGCACAAAACGATCAGCAGGTCACCTTTAACTATCTGCTGGCGCAAGGGGAGTTTCGGATCTCCACGCTGTTAGCGGTGCTTTTTGCCGCTGGATTTGCCATCGGCTGGCTGATATGCGGCATGTTCTGGCTGCGTACTCGCGTCTCATTATTGCGCGCTGAGCGCAAAATCAAACGCCTCGAGCAACAAATTGCCCCGGTCACTCCCGCTTCGTCTGCGCCGGTCGTTCCGGCTGTGAAGGAATAA
- the pgpB gene encoding phosphatidylglycerophosphatase B, producing MLSIARRTAAGAAVLLVMPVAVWISGWTWQPGHNAWWLKVLYWVTETVTQPWGIITHVILCAWFLWCLRFRLRAALTLFALLAAAILVGQGAKSWVKERVQEPRPFVIWLEKTQQVPVEEFYTLKRKDRAHLVKEQLADRNDLPQFLRHHWQKETGFAFPSGHTMFAASWALLGVGLLWPRRRTITIAVLLVWATAVMGSRLLLGMHWPRDLVVATLMSWLLVTLATWLAQKLCGPLTPPGEEAREIRNRQSEE from the coding sequence ATGCTTTCTATCGCCAGACGAACCGCGGCAGGCGCCGCCGTGCTACTCGTCATGCCGGTTGCGGTATGGATTTCCGGCTGGACGTGGCAGCCCGGACACAACGCCTGGTGGCTGAAGGTGCTCTATTGGGTGACGGAAACCGTGACCCAGCCGTGGGGTATCATCACCCATGTCATACTTTGCGCCTGGTTTTTATGGTGCCTGCGTTTTCGCCTGCGCGCCGCTTTAACGCTCTTTGCGCTCCTGGCTGCGGCAATTCTTGTCGGGCAGGGGGCCAAATCCTGGGTGAAGGAGCGCGTTCAGGAGCCACGACCGTTTGTTATCTGGCTGGAAAAAACGCAGCAGGTGCCGGTCGAGGAGTTCTACACTTTAAAACGTAAGGACCGGGCGCACTTAGTGAAAGAACAGTTGGCCGACAGGAATGATTTACCACAGTTTTTGCGTCATCACTGGCAAAAAGAGACCGGATTTGCCTTCCCGTCAGGCCACACGATGTTTGCTGCCAGTTGGGCGCTGCTGGGCGTAGGGCTATTGTGGCCGCGTCGTCGTACGATAACCATCGCGGTTCTGCTGGTATGGGCGACGGCAGTCATGGGTAGCCGGTTGCTGCTGGGGATGCACTGGCCGCGTGATTTAGTGGTTGCCACGCTGATGTCCTGGCTGCTGGTGACGCTTGCCACCTGGCTTGCACAAAAACTCTGTGGCCCGTTGACGCCACCGGGGGAAGAAGCAAGGGAAATCCGAAACCGTCAGTCAGAAGAGTAG
- the ribA gene encoding GTP cyclohydrolase II, with amino-acid sequence MQLKRVAEAKLPTPWGDFLMVGFEELATGQDHVALVFGDISGKTPVLSRVHSECLTGDALFSLRCDCGFQLEAALAHIAEEGRGILLYHRQEGRNIGLLNKIRAYALQDQGYDTVEANHQLGFAADERDFTLCADMFKLLGVDEVRLLTNNPKKVEILTEAGINIVERVPLIVGRNPKNEHYLDTKAAKMGHLLGN; translated from the coding sequence ATGCAGCTTAAACGTGTGGCAGAAGCCAAACTGCCAACCCCCTGGGGCGATTTCCTGATGGTGGGCTTTGAAGAACTGGCAACCGGGCAAGATCACGTCGCCCTGGTGTTCGGCGATATTTCGGGGAAAACACCGGTGCTGTCGCGCGTACATTCCGAATGTCTGACCGGCGATGCCCTGTTCAGCCTGCGCTGCGACTGCGGTTTCCAGCTGGAAGCGGCGTTGGCACACATCGCTGAAGAAGGTCGCGGTATTCTGCTTTATCATCGTCAGGAAGGTCGTAACATTGGCCTGCTGAATAAGATTCGCGCCTATGCGTTGCAGGATCAGGGCTATGACACCGTGGAAGCGAATCACCAGTTGGGCTTTGCCGCCGACGAACGTGATTTCACCCTGTGTGCGGATATGTTCAAGCTGCTGGGCGTGGACGAAGTGCGTCTGCTGACCAACAACCCGAAAAAGGTCGAAATTCTGACCGAAGCCGGGATCAACATCGTTGAACGCGTGCCGCTGATTGTTGGTCGTAACCCGAAGAACGAACACTATCTCGATACCAAAGCCGCCAAGATGGGCCATCTGCTCGGCAATTGA
- the trpS gene encoding tryptophan--tRNA ligase, giving the protein MTHSTATSHCILTGDRPTGPLHLGHYVGSLRQRVALQQRHPQFILIADLQGLTDNGSRPEKIANNIFEVMADYLAVGIDPLRTTVCLQSALPALAELTMLYMNIVTVSRVERNPTVKHEIQQKGFARSLPTGFLVYPISQAADITAFGADLVPVGDDQLPMIEQTNEIVHKMNSLMDAPVLRHCQALLSATGRLPGIDGSAKMSKSLGNTLTLSASEQEIQRAVSAMYTDPSHLRISDPGKIEGNVVFTYLDAFHPDGEKVAEMKAHYQRGGLGDRQCKNALEDCLQTLLAPIRERRQQLIADKETLLGLLKQGSEKAHEHTQKTLLAVKRGLGLPVMF; this is encoded by the coding sequence ATGACACATTCAACCGCAACATCTCACTGTATTTTAACCGGCGATCGTCCAACCGGGCCGTTACATCTCGGCCACTATGTGGGTTCACTGCGCCAGCGCGTTGCGCTCCAGCAGCGACATCCGCAATTTATCCTGATTGCCGATTTGCAGGGGTTAACCGATAACGGCTCGCGGCCCGAAAAAATCGCCAACAATATTTTCGAAGTGATGGCCGATTACCTGGCGGTCGGTATCGATCCGCTTCGGACCACGGTTTGCCTGCAATCCGCCCTTCCCGCGCTGGCCGAACTGACGATGCTGTATATGAACATCGTCACCGTCTCACGCGTGGAACGCAATCCCACGGTCAAACATGAAATTCAGCAGAAAGGTTTTGCCCGCTCACTGCCTACCGGGTTTTTGGTCTATCCCATCAGCCAGGCGGCGGATATCACCGCCTTCGGCGCAGACCTTGTGCCTGTCGGTGACGATCAGCTTCCAATGATTGAGCAGACAAATGAGATTGTGCACAAGATGAACAGCCTGATGGACGCCCCGGTTCTGCGACACTGTCAGGCATTGCTCAGCGCCACCGGCCGTCTGCCGGGCATTGACGGTTCAGCCAAAATGTCGAAATCGCTCGGCAATACGCTGACGCTTTCCGCCAGCGAACAGGAGATACAGCGTGCCGTGAGCGCGATGTATACCGATCCCTCGCATCTGCGCATTAGTGACCCGGGTAAAATTGAAGGCAACGTCGTGTTCACCTACCTCGATGCTTTCCATCCCGATGGCGAAAAAGTGGCGGAAATGAAAGCGCACTATCAACGAGGTGGACTCGGTGACAGACAGTGCAAGAACGCGCTGGAAGACTGCCTGCAGACCCTGCTGGCCCCGATTCGCGAGCGTCGTCAGCAGCTGATTGCCGACAAAGAAACGCTGCTGGGATTATTGAAGCAAGGCAGTGAGAAAGCCCATGAGCATACGCAAAAAACGCTGCTTGCGGTTAAACGCGGACTGGGTTTACCGGTGATGTTCTGA
- the acnA gene encoding aconitate hydratase AcnA encodes MSSTLREASKDTLQAQAKTYHYYSLPLAAKTLGDISRLPKSLKVLLENLLRWQDGDSVTEEDIHALAGWLKNAHADREIAYRPARVLMQDFTGVPAVVDLAAMREAVKRLGGDTAKVNPLSPVDLVIDHSVTVDHFGDDDAFGENVRLEMERNHERYVFLRWGQQAFSRFSVVPPGTGICHQVNLEYLGKAVWSELQDGEWIAYPDTLVGTDSHTTMINGLGVLGWGVGGIEAEAAMLGQPVSMLIPDVVGFKLTGKLAEGITATDLVLTVTQMLRKHGVVGKFVEFYGDGLDSLPLADRATIANMAPEYGATCGFFPIDGVTLEYMRLSGRSDDQIELVEAYAKAQGMWRNTGDEPVFTSTLELDMKEVEASLAGPKRPQDRVALGDVPKAFAQSSELELNTAQKDRNPVDYTLNGHQYQLPDGAVVIAAITSCTNTSNPSVLMAAGLLAKKAVKIGLQRQPWVKASLAPGSKVVSDYLAHAKLTPYLDELGFNLVGYGCTTCIGNSGPLPDPIETAIKKGDLTVGAVLSGNRNFEGRIHPLVKTNWLASPPLVVAYALAGNMNINLTTDPLGHDRKGDPVYLKDIWPSGKEIARAVEEVTTEMFRKEYAEVFEGTPEWKAIQVDKSDTYGWQQDSTYIRLSPFFDEMGIEPDPVQDIHGARILAMLGDSVTTDHISPAGSIKPDSPAGRYLQNHGVERRDFNSYGSRRGNHEVMMRGTFANIRIRNEMVPGIEGGMTRHLPGTEVVSIYDAAMRYQKQGTPLAVIAGKEYGSGSSRDWAAKGPRLLGIRVVISESFERIHRSNLIGMGILPLEFPAGVTRKTLGLTGEEQIDITDLQQLKPGATVPVTLTRVDGKKEVIDCRCRIDTATELTYYQNDGILHYVIRNMLR; translated from the coding sequence ATGTCGTCAACCCTACGAGAAGCCAGTAAGGACACGCTACAGGCCCAAGCCAAAACGTATCACTATTACAGCCTGCCGCTAGCCGCCAAAACCCTGGGCGATATTTCTCGCCTGCCAAAATCACTCAAAGTCCTGCTTGAAAACCTGCTGCGCTGGCAGGACGGTGATTCCGTAACCGAAGAGGACATTCATGCGTTGGCGGGGTGGCTGAAAAATGCCCATGCCGATCGTGAGATTGCCTATCGTCCCGCCCGTGTGCTGATGCAGGACTTCACCGGCGTACCCGCCGTGGTCGATCTCGCGGCAATGCGTGAGGCCGTGAAACGCCTCGGCGGTGACACTGCAAAGGTGAACCCGCTTTCACCCGTTGACCTGGTGATTGACCACTCGGTTACCGTCGATCACTTCGGTGATGACGACGCGTTTGGCGAAAACGTGCGCCTGGAAATGGAACGCAACCACGAACGCTATGTATTCCTGCGCTGGGGCCAACAGGCATTCAGCCGCTTCAGCGTCGTGCCGCCGGGCACCGGTATTTGCCACCAGGTTAACCTGGAATATCTCGGCAAAGCGGTGTGGAGTGAGTTGCAGGACGGAGAGTGGATTGCTTATCCGGACACGCTGGTCGGTACCGATTCCCACACGACGATGATCAACGGCCTCGGCGTTTTAGGCTGGGGCGTCGGTGGGATTGAAGCCGAAGCCGCGATGCTCGGCCAGCCGGTATCGATGCTAATTCCGGATGTTGTCGGATTCAAACTGACCGGTAAATTGGCTGAAGGCATCACCGCCACTGACCTCGTGTTGACCGTCACCCAGATGCTGCGTAAGCACGGCGTGGTGGGTAAATTTGTTGAATTCTACGGGGACGGGCTGGACTCGTTACCGCTGGCGGATCGCGCCACCATCGCCAATATGGCACCGGAATACGGCGCGACCTGCGGATTCTTCCCGATTGATGGCGTTACGCTGGAGTATATGCGCCTCAGCGGGCGCAGCGATGATCAAATCGAACTGGTGGAAGCCTACGCCAAAGCGCAGGGCATGTGGCGTAATACCGGGGATGAACCGGTGTTTACCAGTACGCTTGAGCTGGATATGAAAGAAGTCGAAGCGAGTCTCGCCGGGCCGAAACGTCCGCAGGATCGCGTGGCGCTCGGCGACGTGCCGAAGGCCTTTGCACAAAGTTCTGAGCTGGAACTGAACACCGCGCAGAAAGACCGTAATCCGGTCGACTATACGTTGAACGGGCATCAGTATCAGCTGCCGGACGGTGCGGTGGTGATCGCCGCCATCACCTCCTGTACCAATACCTCCAACCCAAGCGTGTTAATGGCCGCCGGACTGCTGGCGAAAAAAGCCGTCAAAATTGGCCTTCAGCGTCAGCCCTGGGTGAAAGCGTCGCTCGCGCCGGGCTCTAAAGTAGTGTCGGATTACCTGGCCCACGCCAAACTTACGCCGTACCTCGATGAGCTGGGCTTTAACCTGGTAGGTTACGGCTGCACCACCTGTATCGGTAACTCTGGTCCGTTGCCGGATCCCATTGAAACGGCCATCAAAAAAGGTGATTTGACCGTGGGGGCGGTGCTTTCCGGTAACCGTAACTTTGAAGGACGTATTCATCCGCTGGTGAAAACCAACTGGCTGGCCTCGCCGCCGCTGGTGGTGGCGTATGCGCTGGCGGGCAACATGAATATCAACCTGACGACCGACCCGCTGGGGCACGATCGTAAGGGTGATCCGGTGTATCTGAAAGATATCTGGCCGAGCGGGAAAGAGATTGCCCGCGCGGTGGAAGAAGTCACGACCGAAATGTTCCGCAAAGAGTACGCCGAAGTGTTCGAAGGCACGCCGGAATGGAAAGCGATTCAGGTCGATAAATCAGATACCTATGGCTGGCAGCAAGATTCCACTTACATCCGTCTGTCGCCGTTCTTTGATGAAATGGGGATAGAACCGGACCCGGTGCAGGATATTCACGGCGCGCGTATTCTGGCGATGCTCGGTGATTCCGTGACCACTGACCACATTTCCCCGGCAGGGAGTATTAAACCGGACAGTCCGGCAGGGCGTTATCTGCAAAATCATGGCGTCGAACGTCGCGATTTTAACTCCTATGGCTCGCGTCGCGGCAACCACGAAGTGATGATGCGCGGCACCTTCGCCAACATCCGTATTCGTAACGAAATGGTGCCCGGTATTGAAGGTGGTATGACCCGCCATCTGCCAGGTACGGAAGTCGTTTCGATTTACGATGCCGCGATGCGCTATCAGAAGCAGGGCACGCCTCTGGCGGTCATTGCCGGGAAAGAGTACGGCTCGGGCTCCAGCCGCGACTGGGCTGCGAAAGGCCCGCGTCTGCTGGGCATTCGGGTGGTTATCTCAGAATCGTTCGAGCGTATTCACCGTTCTAATCTGATCGGGATGGGGATTTTGCCGCTTGAGTTCCCGGCAGGTGTGACCCGCAAAACGCTGGGGCTGACCGGCGAAGAGCAGATTGATATCACTGACCTGCAACAGCTGAAACCGGGGGCCACTGTGCCGGTGACGCTGACCCGCGTGGACGGTAAAAAAGAGGTGATTGACTGTCGCTGTCGCATCGACACGGCGACGGAGCTGACCTATTACCAGAACGACGGGATCCTGCATTACGTGATCCGTAATATGTTGCGTTAA
- a CDS encoding contractile injection system protein, VgrG/Pvc8 family → MSYIDTGSKPWLPNFAISVEGEDITDAVRENLIDLTLKEYGGDSKKSDQISFAVVSPDMKLPGKGVKISVSMGFGDELVDKGTFVVDSRSSGGSSLQPRVIEITARAFSKTNERGHSSLQSQKTRSFASGTTMGDLVSTIAAEHGLTARVDSTLVEQPLSHIDQLGESDMNLLTRIAAQYGAVSKVTHDYWVIIPRGAQTTVSGKPLPVKTITPDMCSNWRYHDTSDHPDSSQSGGGTIIVSYRDADDGNRVKTLTVGSGEPVTHYPNAQKDIHGARIIAGGCSAHSKKKQAGMSLLLPAGPELMAMTAEGKIATSGFGSVEDREWKIAQLQCQLTEQGFSFNLVLE, encoded by the coding sequence ATGTCTTACATCGATACCGGCAGCAAACCATGGCTGCCAAACTTTGCTATTTCCGTTGAGGGTGAAGATATCACCGACGCAGTGCGCGAGAACCTGATTGACCTTACGCTGAAAGAATACGGCGGTGATTCCAAAAAGAGTGATCAGATCTCATTTGCGGTGGTTTCCCCTGATATGAAATTGCCGGGGAAGGGCGTGAAAATTTCTGTGTCCATGGGATTTGGTGACGAGCTGGTGGATAAGGGAACCTTCGTGGTTGATTCACGTTCGTCCGGCGGTTCATCTTTACAACCGCGAGTAATCGAAATCACAGCCCGAGCGTTCTCTAAAACGAATGAGCGTGGCCACAGTTCGTTGCAGTCGCAGAAAACTCGCTCCTTTGCTTCAGGAACTACGATGGGCGATTTAGTCAGTACCATCGCTGCCGAACATGGCTTAACGGCCCGGGTTGATTCAACGCTGGTGGAACAGCCGCTGTCTCATATCGACCAGCTTGGTGAAAGCGATATGAATTTACTGACCCGGATAGCGGCGCAGTATGGCGCGGTGAGCAAAGTGACACACGATTACTGGGTAATAATACCCAGAGGGGCGCAAACTACGGTGAGTGGCAAACCTCTGCCGGTGAAAACCATTACGCCTGATATGTGCAGTAACTGGCGTTATCACGACACCAGTGATCATCCGGATAGCAGCCAGTCAGGTGGTGGAACCATCATCGTGAGTTACAGAGATGCGGATGATGGTAATCGGGTTAAAACGCTGACGGTCGGCAGCGGTGAGCCAGTCACCCATTACCCGAACGCACAAAAAGATATCCACGGAGCCAGGATCATTGCGGGTGGGTGTTCTGCGCACAGTAAAAAAAAGCAGGCGGGCATGTCACTGCTCCTGCCAGCTGGGCCTGAGCTAATGGCGATGACGGCCGAAGGGAAAATCGCTACCAGTGGATTCGGTAGCGTGGAGGACAGGGAGTGGAAAATTGCTCAGCTACAGTGCCAACTCACTGAACAAGGGTTCTCTTTTAACCTGGTTCTCGAGTAA
- a CDS encoding tail protein X, whose product MQYTTKDGERLDIICARHYAAVSNTFEAVLFSPENYDLTTNEVFNAGSTFDLPVVKPAEKKTETSLWD is encoded by the coding sequence GTGCAATACACAACGAAAGACGGCGAGCGGCTGGATATTATTTGCGCCCGCCATTACGCGGCGGTCAGCAACACCTTTGAAGCCGTGCTCTTTTCACCAGAGAACTATGACCTGACAACGAATGAAGTTTTTAATGCCGGTTCAACCTTCGACCTCCCTGTCGTAAAGCCCGCAGAGAAGAAAACAGAAACATCACTCTGGGATTAA
- a CDS encoding phage tail assembly protein yields the protein MTYPSNTTLITLSRPLKLNGEDIETIQMREPTVFDKLLFEKNKGAALEKEVAMIAGLCSLNPGDLHQLPAYDYDQLTEAFNDFLLPPAERLNLSS from the coding sequence ATGACTTATCCGTCTAACACCACCCTAATCACCTTATCCCGTCCACTGAAACTGAACGGCGAAGACATTGAAACCATCCAGATGCGCGAGCCGACGGTGTTCGACAAGCTGCTTTTCGAGAAAAACAAAGGCGCAGCCCTTGAGAAAGAAGTGGCGATGATTGCGGGTCTTTGCAGCCTTAATCCTGGTGACCTGCACCAGCTACCGGCGTACGACTACGACCAGCTGACGGAGGCATTTAATGATTTTTTGCTGCCACCGGCGGAGCGCTTGAACCTGAGTTCCTGA
- a CDS encoding HNH endonuclease, with translation MNLSKDGYPQGPLVRAVWDCCDELYEKLGRAPSRQEFNHEIGKREPERMGISTHSRQWGEWMRHHNFLTYVASMPGLIPEEMHYPQYLRVWYAVTQLGYASAANIVKWIRNSNAPLKETEIRIQLGALTVNSKSRYRYLGSRKSARTDLGNPYDVLYRKGNLRNTRYELYVQELHGIWDIGDDGRTPVQIVVPRPCDRLVLEARDELFTEFPEDEGDIRLKALREVIVREGQPVFRRKLIEAYEGRCAVTGCSIQVLLEAAHITPYAGAWHTRAQHGLLLKSDIHTLFDRGLLWIDTELKIRISEPLAGTEYAELDGRNLRLPKDKKDWPLITHLINHQQYWSDKHNDDERA, from the coding sequence TTGAATCTGAGCAAAGATGGATATCCACAAGGTCCGTTGGTACGAGCAGTATGGGATTGTTGTGATGAACTTTATGAGAAACTAGGACGAGCCCCCTCCCGACAGGAATTTAATCACGAAATTGGCAAACGCGAACCAGAGCGCATGGGTATTAGTACACATTCTCGCCAATGGGGAGAGTGGATGCGCCATCATAATTTTTTAACATATGTTGCTAGTATGCCAGGTCTCATCCCTGAAGAAATGCACTATCCGCAATATCTACGTGTATGGTATGCCGTGACACAACTCGGTTACGCCTCTGCTGCAAATATTGTTAAGTGGATCCGTAACAGCAACGCCCCTCTGAAAGAAACCGAGATTCGCATTCAACTGGGTGCATTAACTGTTAATAGCAAGTCCCGATATCGATATTTAGGTAGCCGTAAAAGCGCTCGTACTGATCTGGGTAACCCATACGACGTGTTGTATCGTAAAGGAAATCTACGAAATACACGTTATGAACTATATGTCCAAGAACTACACGGTATCTGGGATATTGGCGACGATGGCAGAACGCCAGTTCAGATAGTTGTCCCAAGGCCATGTGATCGGTTAGTGCTTGAAGCAAGAGATGAATTATTCACGGAATTCCCTGAGGATGAAGGTGACATCCGTCTAAAGGCTTTGCGTGAGGTTATTGTTCGGGAAGGACAACCCGTATTTAGACGAAAACTCATTGAAGCTTATGAAGGTAGATGTGCGGTAACAGGTTGTTCGATCCAAGTTTTACTTGAGGCTGCTCATATAACACCTTATGCCGGTGCCTGGCATACCCGCGCACAGCATGGTTTGTTACTGAAATCAGATATTCATACTTTATTTGACCGTGGTTTGCTCTGGATTGATACCGAATTGAAAATAAGGATATCAGAACCGTTAGCTGGGACAGAATATGCAGAGTTAGATGGACGAAACCTAAGGTTACCAAAAGATAAAAAAGACTGGCCGTTAATCACTCATCTGATAAATCATCAGCAATATTGGAGTGATAAACATAATGACGATGAACGCGCTTAA